A part of Methanohalobium evestigatum Z-7303 genomic DNA contains:
- a CDS encoding monovalent cation/H+ antiporter subunit B has translation MTTLITKTVSKASVPLIILFSISLLIAGHNSPGGGFIGGVMFAASLSLLYVVFGLDHIKSVLNPDWGKWFGFGLLLSVLTAFGAIFFGYNFFRSSIKFIHLPLVGEIELVSSILFDIGVYFVVIGSLLYIFRKVGDDK, from the coding sequence ATGACAACACTGATTACTAAAACCGTATCTAAAGCCAGTGTACCCTTGATTATATTGTTCTCGATATCCCTTCTTATTGCAGGACATAACAGTCCGGGTGGAGGTTTTATCGGGGGCGTTATGTTTGCAGCATCTCTATCTCTGCTTTATGTTGTTTTTGGACTTGATCACATCAAATCCGTTTTAAATCCAGATTGGGGAAAATGGTTTGGATTTGGATTGTTGCTTTCGGTATTAACAGCTTTTGGAGCAATATTTTTTGGATATAACTTTTTCAGGAGTTCTATAAAGTTTATACATCTTCCTTTGGTTGGTGAAATCGAACTTGTTTCATCCATTCTGTTTGATATAGGTGTATATTTTGTTGTAATCGGGTCACTGCTGTATATTTTCAGAAAAGTAGGTGATGATAAATGA
- the mbhE gene encoding hydrogen gas-evolving membrane-bound hydrogenase subunit E encodes MNSFTVIALAIFLPFLSAATVPLAQKILRHRVGWFASAMAFVSFLLIAYVAPVVIHGDTFTGAVSWLPSVGVEFSVYIDGLSLLIGLIASGIGIIIMSYSNGYMSHKEDLSRYYQYLLLFMGSMIGMVFSANTIQLFIFWELTSITSFLLIGFWRHRPLSIYGATKSLIITAAGGLIMFIGFLILHSITGTFDIPTILHDSSMIENIKNHDLFLVTLIFIFIGAAAKSAQGPFYIWLPNAMEAPTPVSAFLHSATMVKAGVFLIARIHPIFSGTEAWFLLVSGTGMATMVLAGFLAFRQNDIKGILAFSTISQLAYLVTMYGYTTYHEPGIGVAAATFHLLNHATFKACLFLVAGIVAHEAATRDIRKLGGLRHEMPLTFIVASIGALAMAGIPPLNGFLSKEMFYKSSVEMGAALGFPFSIIVPAIAVVGGVLTFAYSIKLIDGIFLGKRKDEFLPHHIHEAPYVMLIPAGLLSVLVILFGLVPSIPVHNIIEPATSGILLETAHLHVTHWHGFTPAFMMTIITFVLGLLIYTKYESLASWQDRLNASYPWISVNYYYDAIVNNARTNAYKVSSFVQPGFVKTYINALLILTIALIMIPLIVLSGDLIPQTLNFDVNPYEALLMLLMVVAAIAATVLPKYIPAIIALSSLGYMVSLLFIYLKAPDLALTQILVETLTTIIFLLVIVRIPQTFREKLSKANLTRDVFISGLVSVGVFIVLINATQGIVPPFESLSHYFIEKSVSLTGGHNLVNVILVDFRGYDTLGEISVLCLAALGVYNLIHSRGER; translated from the coding sequence ATGAATTCATTTACGGTAATCGCGCTTGCAATCTTTTTACCATTTTTATCCGCAGCAACAGTCCCTTTAGCACAAAAAATCCTGAGACATAGGGTGGGATGGTTCGCATCAGCAATGGCGTTTGTAAGCTTTTTGCTGATTGCATATGTTGCTCCTGTTGTAATTCATGGTGATACTTTCACAGGCGCGGTTTCCTGGCTGCCTTCTGTAGGAGTAGAATTCAGTGTCTATATAGATGGATTAAGTCTTTTGATTGGATTGATAGCATCAGGAATAGGCATAATCATAATGTCATATTCCAATGGGTATATGTCTCATAAAGAAGACCTTTCAAGATACTATCAATACCTTCTTTTGTTTATGGGTTCCATGATAGGAATGGTTTTTTCAGCCAATACCATCCAGCTTTTTATTTTCTGGGAACTTACAAGTATTACATCTTTTTTGTTGATAGGATTCTGGAGGCACAGACCTCTATCTATATATGGTGCAACAAAGTCACTGATTATTACTGCTGCCGGTGGACTTATAATGTTTATCGGTTTTTTAATATTACATTCAATAACCGGTACTTTTGACATCCCAACTATTCTTCATGATTCATCAATGATAGAAAACATAAAAAACCATGATTTATTCCTTGTAACTCTAATTTTTATATTTATAGGAGCTGCTGCCAAATCGGCACAGGGTCCTTTTTATATCTGGCTGCCAAACGCAATGGAAGCACCTACGCCGGTAAGTGCTTTTCTTCACTCGGCTACAATGGTTAAGGCGGGCGTATTCCTCATTGCTCGTATCCATCCGATATTTTCAGGAACTGAAGCATGGTTTTTACTGGTTTCAGGTACTGGTATGGCTACTATGGTACTTGCAGGTTTTCTGGCATTTCGACAAAACGACATTAAAGGGATACTTGCATTTTCTACTATCAGCCAGCTCGCTTACCTTGTAACCATGTATGGTTATACGACCTATCATGAACCTGGCATAGGAGTTGCTGCAGCGACATTTCATCTGTTAAATCATGCTACATTTAAAGCCTGTCTGTTTCTTGTAGCAGGTATAGTAGCACATGAAGCTGCAACAAGAGACATCCGAAAACTGGGAGGTTTAAGACATGAAATGCCGTTAACCTTTATTGTTGCCTCTATCGGAGCACTGGCAATGGCGGGTATTCCTCCATTGAACGGGTTTTTGAGCAAGGAAATGTTTTATAAATCTTCTGTAGAAATGGGTGCAGCACTTGGATTCCCATTCAGCATAATCGTTCCCGCAATTGCTGTTGTAGGTGGGGTGTTGACATTTGCCTATTCTATAAAACTGATAGATGGGATATTTCTTGGAAAACGTAAGGATGAATTCCTTCCTCATCATATCCATGAAGCACCCTATGTAATGTTGATACCGGCAGGTTTGCTTTCAGTTCTTGTTATCTTGTTCGGACTGGTTCCTTCAATACCGGTGCATAATATAATAGAACCGGCAACCTCAGGAATACTCCTTGAAACAGCGCATCTACATGTAACCCACTGGCATGGATTTACCCCTGCTTTTATGATGACAATAATCACTTTTGTACTCGGTTTGCTTATATATACAAAATACGAATCACTTGCATCATGGCAAGATAGGTTAAATGCATCCTATCCCTGGATAAGTGTCAATTATTACTATGATGCGATAGTAAATAATGCAAGGACAAACGCTTACAAGGTATCCTCATTTGTACAACCGGGTTTTGTCAAAACATACATCAATGCGCTTTTAATTTTAACGATAGCCCTGATAATGATTCCTTTGATAGTTCTTTCAGGAGACCTGATACCTCAGACCCTGAATTTTGATGTAAATCCTTATGAAGCATTGCTGATGTTGTTAATGGTGGTTGCAGCAATAGCAGCTACGGTTTTGCCAAAATATATCCCTGCAATTATAGCACTATCTTCTCTGGGATATATGGTAAGCCTTCTATTTATCTATTTAAAGGCACCAGACTTGGCATTAACCCAGATACTTGTAGAAACACTGACTACTATTATATTCCTGCTTGTTATTGTAAGGATACCGCAAACATTCAGGGAAAAGCTCTCTAAAGCAAACCTGACAAGAGATGTTTTTATTTCCGGATTAGTATCAGTAGGGGTGTTTATTGTACTGATAAATGCTACACAGGGAATAGTACCTCCATTTGAATCACTGTCACATTATTTCATTGAAAAAAGCGTTTCACTTACCGGAGGACACAACCTGGTTAATGTGATACTGGTTGATTTCAGGGGCTATGATACACTGGGTGAAATATCGGTACTTTGCTTGGCAGCACTTGGTGTTTATAATTTGATTCATAGCAGAGGTGAAAGATGA
- a CDS encoding MBL fold metallo-hydrolase codes for MKSRELSIIPVRMGNSNAYLVIGADITFLVDAGVYGHIHNLETILFNNGLDFQDIDLIIITHSHYDHVGNLCEIKEKSFARVLAHVNESGFLKEGYMPIPKGTSPFSNVISWMSNSFSSSKIRYNPVTPDILVDGDCELLTGGEVIILTAPGHTSGSICVIVNNKYAIVGDTLFNVFENCFYPLFADDEKTLIKTWDKLLSTGCKIFYPGHGKPVLLENFNECFYKISKLYYRY; via the coding sequence ATGAAATCCAGAGAATTAAGTATAATACCTGTTAGGATGGGTAATTCAAACGCCTATTTAGTAATTGGGGCTGATATAACGTTTCTTGTTGATGCCGGTGTTTATGGTCATATTCATAATCTGGAAACAATACTTTTTAACAATGGACTTGACTTTCAGGATATCGACCTTATTATTATAACACATTCACATTATGACCATGTGGGAAATCTTTGTGAGATAAAAGAGAAAAGTTTTGCAAGAGTTCTTGCACATGTAAATGAATCAGGGTTCTTAAAAGAAGGATATATGCCGATACCTAAAGGGACGTCTCCATTTTCAAATGTTATATCATGGATGTCGAACAGCTTTTCATCCAGCAAAATACGGTATAATCCAGTGACACCGGATATCCTTGTAGATGGTGATTGCGAGCTTTTAACAGGAGGAGAAGTAATAATACTTACTGCACCGGGGCATACATCAGGTTCGATATGTGTTATTGTAAATAATAAATACGCTATTGTCGGAGATACACTTTTTAATGTATTTGAAAATTGTTTCTATCCTCTATTTGCTGATGATGAAAAAACATTGATAAAAACATGGGACAAACTACTGAGTACAGGATGTAAAATATTTTATCCGGGACATGGGAAACCGGTTTTATTAGAAAACTTCAATGAATGCTTTTATAAAATAAGTAAACTTTATTATAGGTATTAG
- a CDS encoding NADH-quinone oxidoreductase subunit M, producing MNIASITDHLPILMVAIPILFSALMMFLRSAPSVQKVINLTVSFGLLILSILLLINVLNNGIVVYEIGEWGKYGIVLVADLLSAGMVFLSSGISFLALLYSMDYMEEKSLGSTYHSLFNLLVAGINGTFLTGDIFNLFVFFEILLLSSCGLVVAYGKGGFTKSDHKMEATFKYLVLNMISSFIMLVAIASLYATVGTLNMADMAAKINVMSETGNLPWHIFPAALLFIVVFGNKAAIFPLHYWLPDVHPSAPSPISAMLSGVLIKVGAYGILRMFFLIFDGTLYMFQPIIIFLALVTIILGSISAVGQNDIKRLLAYSSISQIGYVFLGIGMGTVTTIAASLVYLVNHAVAKSMLFMASGSIIHEAGTRDMRKMGGMVNSAPFLSGMFLIGAMSVAGIPPMGGFIAKFVLFDSGITSKYYIPILIALVFAVFTVFYMIRAWQRIFWGEVRSEKYDEYHSHGLSWKMSVPILVLSVLVVVFGLYAEPLLSLAQSTASQIIDPQAYIDAVLTREVR from the coding sequence ATGAATATAGCGTCAATTACAGACCATCTACCAATTTTGATGGTAGCAATACCGATACTGTTTTCAGCACTCATGATGTTTCTGCGGTCAGCACCATCTGTACAAAAAGTAATTAATCTGACAGTATCATTTGGGTTGCTTATTTTAAGTATTCTGCTTTTAATTAATGTGTTAAACAACGGTATAGTTGTATACGAAATCGGTGAATGGGGTAAATATGGTATTGTACTTGTGGCTGACCTTTTAAGTGCTGGTATGGTGTTTTTAAGCAGTGGTATATCATTCCTGGCTTTGTTATATTCAATGGACTATATGGAAGAAAAGTCGCTGGGTTCTACCTATCATTCACTCTTTAATTTACTTGTTGCAGGTATTAACGGGACATTCCTTACAGGAGACATATTCAATCTTTTTGTGTTCTTTGAAATACTTCTCCTCTCGTCTTGTGGTCTTGTTGTAGCATATGGTAAAGGAGGATTTACCAAAAGTGACCACAAAATGGAAGCGACTTTCAAATACCTTGTTTTGAATATGATCAGTTCTTTCATCATGTTAGTAGCCATAGCTTCATTGTATGCAACAGTGGGTACGCTGAACATGGCAGATATGGCTGCAAAAATAAATGTAATGAGTGAAACCGGTAATCTTCCATGGCATATATTCCCTGCAGCTTTACTTTTTATAGTTGTATTCGGTAATAAAGCGGCTATATTCCCTCTACACTACTGGCTTCCAGATGTACATCCCTCGGCACCTTCGCCCATAAGTGCAATGCTTAGTGGTGTGCTTATAAAAGTTGGTGCTTATGGAATACTCCGGATGTTTTTCCTTATATTTGACGGAACGCTTTATATGTTCCAGCCGATAATCATTTTCTTGGCGCTTGTTACGATAATCCTTGGGTCAATTTCTGCTGTAGGTCAGAATGATATCAAACGTTTGCTTGCTTATTCCAGTATTAGTCAAATTGGATATGTATTCCTTGGAATCGGAATGGGAACTGTAACTACAATAGCAGCTTCTCTGGTGTATCTTGTAAACCATGCAGTTGCAAAATCAATGCTTTTTATGGCTTCTGGGAGCATTATCCATGAAGCTGGTACAAGGGATATGAGAAAAATGGGTGGTATGGTGAATAGTGCGCCGTTTTTGAGTGGAATGTTTCTAATAGGAGCAATGTCGGTCGCAGGAATCCCTCCGATGGGTGGATTTATTGCCAAATTTGTACTGTTTGATTCTGGTATAACCAGTAAGTATTATATTCCAATACTAATCGCACTGGTATTTGCAGTATTTACAGTATTTTATATGATAAGAGCATGGCAGAGAATTTTCTGGGGAGAGGTGAGAAGTGAAAAATATGATGAATATCACTCTCATGGATTATCATGGAAGATGTCTGTACCTATACTGGTTTTATCAGTTTTAGTAGTTGTTTTCGGGTTATATGCAGAGCCCCTTTTATCACTCGCACAATCAACTGCCAGTCAGATAATAGACCCACAGGCATATATTGATGCAGTCTTGACGAGGGAAGTACGATGA
- a CDS encoding Na+/H+ antiporter subunit E, whose product MKQYIVYSIPLAILWCFVNGDISIVNFMLGLVLSPVVIKPFKSLYNFEAEVSIRDNIRRIPKQLKYLAVLAIEITKANIMVAKIVLRPRININPGIITVPIRAKTDAGITAIANTISLTPGTLTIDVADDKSVLYVHLIDIHDREEIRASIRDDLEEYVLEALE is encoded by the coding sequence ATGAAGCAATATATTGTTTATTCCATTCCTCTTGCGATTTTATGGTGTTTTGTAAACGGAGATATAAGTATAGTAAATTTTATGCTCGGACTGGTACTGAGTCCTGTTGTTATAAAACCCTTCAAATCCCTTTATAATTTTGAAGCAGAGGTAAGTATTAGAGATAATATTCGACGAATCCCCAAACAATTGAAATATCTGGCAGTACTTGCTATCGAAATAACCAAAGCCAATATCATGGTGGCAAAAATAGTCCTCAGACCAAGAATCAATATAAATCCGGGGATTATAACAGTACCAATAAGAGCAAAAACCGATGCTGGAATTACTGCAATCGCAAATACTATTTCCCTGACACCGGGAACGCTTACAATTGATGTGGCGGATGATAAATCGGTATTGTATGTACACTTGATTGATATACATGACCGAGAAGAAATACGTGCATCCATAAGAGATGATCTGGAAGAATATGTACTGGAGGCATTAGAATAA
- a CDS encoding phosphatase PAP2 family protein, producing MLDTQYILSMAMFPLLALMIWAGYYVFVPDNFRGSHVSSRMHELLIVTLMYILPLGFIYVLVDIQDAIANMFGMGSYLNYAEYLIMVEGNIVSYFQNITTPLLTYVNSAIYLFGFPFLLVFTFFILVYTRKFRALQEYTIAFVLVYVIAYPFFVFFPVEVTGYTLHSVDPLLYNLSPIIVEGIKLSDPGLDNCLPSLHTALSITAMLIVVFRTNFIRFKMFSIGITTSILFTILYLGIHWMTDMIAGIVLALAAYFITTKYRETITKLSAGILLSIKNRIGMVDKSITVLCINCACEISVNPSTSSSVGSVQCPYCDTVQEYHLLTHLLEQQVKAKFNTKSRL from the coding sequence ATGCTGGATACCCAGTATATTTTGAGTATGGCAATGTTTCCTCTGCTGGCATTGATGATATGGGCAGGTTACTATGTGTTTGTTCCTGATAATTTTAGAGGGTCGCATGTAAGCTCGAGGATGCATGAACTTCTTATAGTTACTCTCATGTATATCCTTCCATTAGGCTTTATATACGTGCTGGTTGATATACAGGATGCAATTGCCAATATGTTTGGTATGGGTTCTTACCTTAATTACGCCGAGTACCTGATAATGGTAGAGGGTAACATAGTTAGCTATTTTCAAAATATTACTACACCGTTGCTGACCTATGTTAATAGTGCAATCTATTTGTTCGGATTTCCTTTTCTACTGGTATTTACTTTTTTTATACTGGTTTATACCCGTAAATTCAGGGCTCTTCAGGAATATACAATCGCTTTCGTCCTTGTTTATGTAATAGCATATCCTTTTTTCGTGTTTTTTCCAGTAGAAGTAACAGGATATACACTTCACAGTGTAGATCCTCTTTTGTATAATTTAAGTCCCATAATAGTTGAGGGTATTAAACTCAGTGATCCGGGGCTTGATAATTGTCTACCCAGTTTACATACAGCATTGTCTATAACAGCAATGTTAATCGTGGTATTTAGAACAAATTTTATACGTTTTAAGATGTTTTCCATAGGAATTACTACCTCGATATTATTTACCATATTATATCTTGGAATACACTGGATGACGGATATGATTGCAGGTATTGTACTTGCACTTGCTGCTTACTTTATTACTACCAAATACCGTGAAACCATAACTAAATTGTCTGCAGGGATACTGTTATCTATTAAAAACAGGATTGGTATGGTGGATAAATCAATTACAGTTTTGTGTATAAACTGTGCATGTGAAATCTCTGTCAACCCGTCAACATCCAGTTCTGTAGGTTCTGTCCAGTGTCCTTATTGTGATACAGTCCAGGAATATCATCTGCTTACTCATCTACTGGAACAACAGGTAAAAGCAAAATTCAATACAAAATCCCGATTGTAA
- a CDS encoding NADH-quinone oxidoreductase subunit K, translated as MSNVFLSLTIAILFGLGTFLILRKDVIKVIIGLSIISHAVNVFIVSSGVFNGDNAPIINGHGSDSSSNIIFNDVLDNDVLAPVVANTKEVVYVDPLVQALVLTAIVIGFSITAFILILAYRIYEEYGTTDITELKRLWG; from the coding sequence ATGAGTAATGTTTTTCTTTCACTCACCATTGCTATACTTTTTGGGCTGGGCACTTTTTTAATCTTAAGAAAGGATGTCATAAAAGTAATAATTGGTCTTAGTATAATCTCTCATGCAGTTAACGTTTTTATTGTATCCTCTGGGGTGTTTAATGGAGATAATGCACCTATAATAAATGGACATGGGTCTGATAGTTCATCAAACATTATCTTTAACGATGTACTGGATAATGATGTGCTGGCACCAGTTGTTGCAAATACAAAAGAGGTTGTATATGTAGACCCACTGGTACAGGCGCTTGTATTAACAGCTATTGTTATTGGATTTTCAATAACGGCATTTATACTAATACTTGCTTATCGGATATATGAAGAATACGGTACCACTGATATAACAGAACTCAAGAGGTTATGGGGATGA
- the mnhG gene encoding monovalent cation/H(+) antiporter subunit G gives MIGIDFILDILSNIFLIVGLFFVFLGMLGLIRLPDVYNRLHTTTKIGTLGAFGVMLSILLKVGFSAMGLKAVTIGLFLLLTAPVAAHMIARAAHRHGVDLCDESIIDEYCDSYDK, from the coding sequence TTGATAGGAATCGATTTTATTCTTGACATTTTAAGTAATATATTCCTCATTGTCGGTTTGTTTTTTGTATTTCTTGGTATGCTTGGACTTATACGTTTACCTGATGTCTATAACCGGCTACACACTACTACAAAAATAGGTACACTTGGTGCTTTTGGTGTTATGTTGAGTATATTACTAAAAGTTGGATTCAGTGCCATGGGTCTTAAGGCGGTAACGATTGGTTTGTTCCTGCTGTTAACCGCACCAGTTGCAGCACACATGATAGCCCGTGCAGCTCACAGGCATGGCGTAGATCTTTGTGATGAATCTATTATTGATGAGTATTGTGATTCCTATGATAAATAA
- the rbcL gene encoding type III ribulose-bisphosphate carboxylase — MREDYIETEYKPKPDELVCEYYMEPADGVSFEKACNHMAGESSIDTWSDISTLSPEKAQELKPHVFSIDKERGVVKVAYKQDLFEIDSVPQILSAIAGNIMSMKLVKNLRLEDIAFPKDVLNSFRGPKYGLNGVRDLFGVYDRPLVGTIVKPKVGLSSEKHADVAYKSFVGGCDIVKDDENLTNQKFNAFDKRVKITLDAKEKAEKETGERKMYLCNITAPTCEEMLRRAEVINDLGGKYVMIDIITAGWSALQSLREATEDMDIAIHAHRCMHSVMTRNPRHGVNMVALAKLTRLIGHDQLHIGTVVGKMHGDKDEVLSLRDECALDYMPANDQLHILEQDWGNIKPMMPVASGGLEPGMIPDLYNMFGKDVIMQFGAGIHAHPMGTEAGATACRQSVEAALENITLEEYASNHKELQSALEKWG; from the coding sequence ATGCGGGAAGATTATATAGAAACTGAATACAAACCAAAGCCCGATGAGCTGGTTTGTGAATATTATATGGAACCAGCAGATGGTGTAAGTTTTGAAAAGGCATGTAACCACATGGCTGGTGAAAGTTCAATAGATACATGGAGTGATATATCTACATTAAGTCCTGAAAAAGCACAGGAATTAAAACCTCATGTTTTTTCTATTGATAAAGAAAGAGGAGTTGTAAAGGTAGCGTACAAGCAGGACCTTTTTGAAATAGATTCAGTCCCCCAGATACTTAGTGCCATTGCCGGCAACATAATGAGTATGAAACTTGTGAAAAACCTGCGTCTTGAGGATATAGCATTTCCAAAAGATGTTCTTAACAGTTTTAGAGGTCCCAAATACGGTCTTAATGGAGTACGTGATTTGTTCGGTGTTTATGATAGACCGCTTGTTGGAACAATTGTAAAACCAAAAGTAGGATTATCTTCTGAAAAGCATGCAGATGTAGCCTACAAATCCTTTGTAGGCGGATGTGATATTGTAAAGGATGATGAGAATCTTACAAACCAGAAATTCAATGCTTTTGATAAAAGAGTAAAAATAACACTGGATGCTAAAGAAAAAGCAGAAAAGGAAACAGGGGAGCGAAAAATGTATCTTTGCAATATAACCGCTCCCACATGTGAAGAAATGCTTCGAAGAGCAGAGGTTATCAACGACCTTGGTGGTAAATATGTCATGATTGATATAATTACAGCAGGATGGAGTGCCCTGCAGTCTCTTCGAGAAGCAACCGAAGATATGGATATTGCCATCCATGCCCATCGATGTATGCATTCTGTAATGACAAGAAACCCCAGACATGGAGTGAATATGGTTGCACTTGCAAAGCTCACACGCCTTATTGGACATGACCAACTGCATATCGGTACAGTGGTTGGTAAAATGCATGGAGATAAGGATGAGGTACTGTCTTTAAGAGATGAGTGTGCACTTGATTATATGCCTGCAAATGACCAGCTCCACATACTGGAACAGGATTGGGGTAATATAAAACCGATGATGCCGGTAGCATCAGGTGGTCTTGAACCGGGAATGATTCCTGACCTGTATAACATGTTTGGCAAAGATGTAATCATGCAGTTTGGAGCAGGTATCCATGCTCATCCAATGGGTACTGAAGCGGGAGCGACAGCCTGCCGACAGTCTGTAGAGGCAGCTCTTGAAAATATTACACTGGAGGAATATGCCAGCAATCATAAAGAACTGCAATCCGCTCTTGAAAAATGGGGATAA
- a CDS encoding cation:proton antiporter, whose protein sequence is MCTGGIRINTILFDFVLTFLVFSIIPCVYRIIKGPTIPDRVVALDAMTLVIVATLGVYSFIQESVFFMDVALVLSIIAFVGTVTISKYLDEGVVF, encoded by the coding sequence ATATGTACTGGAGGCATTAGAATAAATACAATACTATTTGATTTTGTACTTACATTTCTGGTATTTTCGATAATACCCTGTGTTTACAGAATTATAAAAGGACCTACTATACCCGACCGAGTAGTGGCACTTGATGCAATGACACTGGTTATAGTAGCTACACTGGGTGTTTATTCCTTTATACAGGAATCGGTGTTTTTTATGGACGTAGCACTTGTACTGTCAATAATTGCTTTTGTGGGTACTGTGACAATATCCAAATATCTTGATGAAGGGGTGGTATTTTGA